A section of the bacterium genome encodes:
- a CDS encoding nucleoside hydrolase, translating to MNRLLLLPLLCLLAVAQTGHAATAAVDSPVKVIIDTDIAEDIDDILVTAFAVASPRFDVLAVTTVDGNTAARSRVARRVTQAFGQPGIPVAEGYARALPWPDTLYTGFSGGVRYGEVAPDEAGLPAPSPLKADALIAQIAERWPGEVTLVTIGSMTNVGRLLLNYPEAARKLKQVVTNGGYFPPGAEQAIGWNLRYDPLAPLLLERSGLRWVLLSESTSGPASPRAEDVERLRAAGLPATELLCNAIDYWHRNKKDSTPLPHVSDLNVFAYLMGLVPVERGSLFLELGPAGGLPGFRVQADPAGAILFGNSLEPGVGARLRSILIETLTDRR from the coding sequence ATGAACCGTCTCCTCCTGCTTCCGCTGCTTTGCCTGCTCGCCGTGGCGCAGACAGGCCATGCCGCCACGGCCGCGGTCGACAGCCCGGTCAAGGTGATAATCGACACCGACATCGCCGAGGATATCGACGACATTCTGGTGACCGCGTTCGCCGTGGCCTCGCCGCGTTTCGATGTGCTGGCCGTGACCACGGTGGACGGTAACACCGCGGCGAGAAGCAGGGTGGCGCGACGGGTGACCCAGGCGTTCGGACAGCCCGGGATCCCGGTGGCCGAGGGCTATGCCCGCGCTCTGCCCTGGCCCGACACCCTGTACACGGGGTTCTCCGGCGGGGTGCGCTACGGCGAGGTGGCCCCGGACGAGGCCGGTCTTCCCGCTCCCAGCCCGCTCAAGGCGGACGCTCTGATTGCGCAGATCGCCGAGCGCTGGCCGGGCGAGGTGACTCTGGTCACTATCGGCTCGATGACCAACGTGGGACGGCTTCTGCTCAACTATCCCGAGGCGGCCCGCAAGCTGAAACAGGTGGTGACCAACGGCGGGTATTTCCCGCCCGGGGCCGAACAGGCGATCGGCTGGAACCTGCGCTATGATCCACTTGCCCCGCTTCTGCTGGAGCGCTCGGGCCTGCGCTGGGTGCTGCTGTCCGAGAGCACCAGCGGCCCGGCCAGCCCGCGGGCAGAGGACGTGGAGCGCCTGCGCGCGGCCGGGTTGCCCGCCACGGAGCTTCTGTGCAATGCTATCGATTACTGGCACCGGAACAAGAAAGACTCAACTCCGCTGCCCCACGTGTCGGACCTGAACGTGTTCGCCTACCTCATGGGCCTGGTCCCGGTCGAGCGCGGCAGCCTTTTCCTTGAGCTCGGCCCGGCCGGCGGCCTGCCCGGTTTCCGGGTCCAGGCGGACCCGGCGGGCGCGATCCTGTTCGGCAACAGCCTGGAACCAGGGGTGGGCGCACGGCTCCGTTCGATTTTAATTGAAACACTGACAGACAGGCGCTAA